Proteins from one Mycoplasma sp. Pen4 genomic window:
- the tuf gene encoding elongation factor Tu, translating into MAKLDFDRSKEHVNVGTIGHVDHGKTTLTAAIATVLAKKGLSEARDYASIDNAPEEKARGITINTSHIEYQTEKRHYAHVDCPGHADYVKNMITGAAQMDGAILVVAATDGPMPQTREHILLSKQVGVPRIVVFLNKCDMLEGEEEMIELVEMEIRDLLSEYGFDGENAPIIRGSALKALEGDAAYEGKIMELMDAVDNYIETPVKEFDKPFLMAVEDVFTITGRGTVATGRVERGTLNLNDEVEIVGLKPTKKTVVTGIEMFRKNLKEAQAGDNAGLLLRGVNRDDIERGQVLAKPGSIVPHTEFEAAIYVLKKEEGGRHTPFFKNYKPQFYFRTTDVTGGVEFEAGREMVMPGENVNLKVKLIAPIAVEEGTKFSIREGGRTVGAGSVTKIIK; encoded by the coding sequence ATGGCAAAATTAGATTTTGACCGTAGTAAAGAACACGTTAACGTTGGTACAATCGGACACGTTGACCACGGTAAAACTACTTTAACTGCAGCTATCGCTACAGTTTTAGCTAAAAAAGGATTATCAGAAGCTCGTGATTACGCTTCTATCGATAACGCACCAGAAGAAAAAGCACGTGGAATCACAATTAACACATCACACATTGAATATCAAACAGAAAAACGTCACTACGCACACGTTGACTGTCCAGGTCACGCTGACTACGTTAAAAACATGATTACAGGGGCAGCTCAAATGGACGGAGCTATCTTAGTAGTTGCTGCTACAGATGGACCAATGCCTCAAACACGTGAACACATTCTTTTATCTAAACAAGTTGGTGTTCCTCGTATCGTTGTTTTCTTAAACAAATGCGATATGTTAGAAGGTGAAGAAGAAATGATCGAATTAGTTGAAATGGAAATTCGTGATCTTCTTTCAGAATACGGATTTGATGGAGAAAACGCTCCAATCATCCGTGGATCAGCTTTAAAAGCACTTGAAGGTGATGCTGCATACGAAGGAAAAATTATGGAACTTATGGATGCAGTTGATAACTACATTGAAACACCAGTTAAAGAATTTGACAAACCATTCTTAATGGCTGTTGAAGACGTTTTCACAATTACAGGACGTGGAACAGTTGCTACAGGACGTGTAGAACGTGGAACACTTAACTTAAACGATGAAGTTGAAATCGTTGGATTAAAACCTACTAAGAAAACAGTTGTTACAGGAATCGAAATGTTCCGTAAAAACCTTAAAGAAGCTCAAGCTGGAGATAACGCTGGATTATTACTTCGTGGTGTAAACCGTGATGATATTGAACGTGGACAAGTTTTAGCTAAACCAGGATCAATCGTTCCTCACACAGAATTCGAAGCTGCAATCTATGTACTTAAAAAAGAAGAGGGGGGACGTCACACTCCATTCTTCAAAAACTATAAACCACAATTCTACTTCCGTACAACAGACGTAACAGGTGGAGTTGAATTCGAAGCTGGACGTGAAATGGTTATGCCAGGAGAAAATGTTAACTTAAAAGTTAAACTTATCGCACCTATCGCTGTTGAAGAGGGAACAAAATTCTCTATCCGTGAAGGTGGACGTACAGTTGGAGCTGGTTCAGTTACAAAAATTATTAAATAA
- a CDS encoding phosphoketolase produces the protein MNKSLFNEQKYLDKVHAWWRAANFLSVAQIYLRNNPFLKGGLKAEDVKMYPIGHWGTIPGQNLIYAHLNRVINKYGVEMFYIEGPGHGGQVMISNSYLDGSYTELFPEITEDEEGIRRMCKRFSFPGGTASHAAPETPGSIHEGGELGYALSHATGAILDNPNIIAATVIGDGEAETGPLAAGWFSSSFINPVNDGAVLPILHINGGKISNPTLLARKTDEEITNMLAGFGWEAIIVEADVFDQEGIHPIMAKAFDKAVERILEIQAEARQKPAEEAVRPIWPALVVRTPKGWTCPHQVNGLTYEGSFRSHQVPLPTTSEKPVHLEELEQWLLSYRPEELFDENGKFKAEYAEIAPKGDMRMGMHPITNGGVNPRVLDLPNWKDLALDIKEPGSVKDQDMVNAGNWFAEVIKRNPDNFRIFGPDETKSNRLFAVLKLTNRQWLERVNPELDEAVGPVGRVIDSQLSEHQAEGFLEGYVLTGRHGMFASYESFLRVVDSMLTQHMKWLVKARKISWRKDYPSLNVIATSTAFQQDHNGYTHQDPGILGHLADKRPEFIREYLPADSNTLLAVLDKAFAERDVINLIVASKQPRDQFYNVEEAQELVDKGLKVIDWASTCSATDEPDLVVVASGTEPNLEALATISYLNTHFPSLKIRFVNVVDLLRLRHPSIDPRGLSDEEFNAIFTTNKPVLFAFHGFEGLIRDIFFSRQNHNLFVHGYRENGDITTSFDIRLMSHMDRFHMSITAAKAVYGDDATEFVNLMNGKIAYHEQYIKEYGIDMDEVRFWKWAPLNK, from the coding sequence ATGAACAAATCTTTATTTAACGAACAAAAATACTTAGATAAAGTACATGCTTGATGGAGAGCTGCAAACTTTCTTTCAGTAGCTCAAATCTACTTAAGAAACAATCCATTTTTAAAAGGTGGATTAAAAGCAGAAGATGTTAAGATGTACCCTATCGGTCACTGAGGAACAATCCCAGGACAAAACTTAATTTATGCACACTTAAACCGTGTTATTAATAAATATGGAGTTGAAATGTTTTACATTGAAGGTCCAGGACACGGTGGTCAAGTTATGATTTCAAACTCATACTTAGACGGAAGTTACACAGAATTATTCCCAGAAATCACAGAAGATGAAGAAGGAATTAGAAGAATGTGTAAAAGATTCTCATTCCCAGGTGGAACAGCTTCTCACGCTGCTCCTGAAACACCAGGATCAATCCACGAAGGAGGAGAATTAGGATACGCTCTTTCACATGCTACAGGAGCCATCTTAGATAACCCTAACATTATTGCTGCAACAGTTATTGGGGACGGGGAAGCTGAAACAGGTCCTCTTGCTGCAGGATGATTCTCATCATCATTCATCAACCCAGTAAACGATGGAGCAGTATTACCTATCTTACACATTAACGGTGGAAAAATTTCTAACCCAACACTTTTAGCTAGAAAAACAGATGAAGAAATCACAAACATGTTAGCTGGTTTTGGATGAGAAGCTATTATTGTTGAAGCTGATGTTTTTGACCAAGAAGGAATTCACCCAATTATGGCAAAAGCTTTCGACAAAGCTGTTGAAAGAATTTTAGAAATCCAAGCTGAAGCAAGACAAAAACCAGCTGAAGAAGCTGTAAGACCAATCTGACCAGCTCTTGTTGTTAGAACACCAAAAGGATGAACATGTCCACACCAAGTTAACGGTTTAACATACGAAGGAAGCTTTAGATCACACCAAGTTCCACTTCCAACTACATCAGAAAAACCAGTTCACTTAGAAGAATTAGAACAATGATTATTATCATACCGTCCAGAAGAATTATTCGATGAAAACGGTAAATTCAAAGCTGAATACGCTGAAATCGCTCCTAAAGGTGACATGAGAATGGGAATGCACCCAATTACAAATGGTGGTGTAAACCCTAGAGTTCTTGACTTACCTAACTGAAAAGATTTAGCATTAGATATTAAAGAACCAGGTTCAGTAAAAGACCAAGATATGGTTAACGCTGGAAACTGATTTGCTGAAGTAATCAAGAGAAACCCTGACAACTTCAGAATTTTCGGACCAGATGAAACAAAATCAAACAGATTATTTGCTGTTTTAAAATTAACAAACAGACAATGACTTGAAAGAGTTAACCCAGAATTAGATGAAGCTGTTGGACCAGTTGGAAGAGTTATTGACTCACAACTTTCAGAACACCAAGCAGAAGGATTCTTAGAAGGTTATGTTCTTACAGGACGTCACGGAATGTTCGCATCATACGAATCATTCTTACGTGTAGTTGACTCAATGTTAACACAACACATGAAATGACTTGTTAAAGCAAGAAAAATTAGCTGAAGAAAAGACTACCCATCACTTAACGTTATTGCTACATCTACAGCATTCCAACAAGATCACAACGGATATACACACCAAGATCCAGGTATCTTAGGACACTTAGCTGATAAACGTCCAGAATTCATTCGTGAATACTTACCAGCTGACTCAAACACATTACTTGCTGTTTTAGATAAAGCATTCGCAGAAAGAGATGTAATTAACTTAATCGTTGCTTCAAAACAACCAAGAGATCAATTCTACAACGTTGAAGAAGCTCAAGAATTAGTTGACAAAGGTCTTAAAGTAATCGACTGAGCATCAACATGTTCAGCTACAGATGAACCAGACTTAGTAGTAGTTGCATCAGGTACAGAACCAAACTTAGAAGCTTTAGCAACAATTTCATACTTAAACACACACTTCCCATCACTTAAAATTAGATTCGTTAACGTTGTTGACTTATTAAGATTACGTCACCCAAGCATCGACCCTCGTGGATTATCAGATGAAGAATTCAACGCAATCTTTACAACAAACAAACCAGTTCTTTTCGCATTCCACGGATTCGAAGGACTTATCAGAGATATATTCTTCTCACGTCAAAACCACAACTTATTCGTTCACGGTTACAGAGAAAATGGAGACATTACAACTTCATTCGACATCAGATTAATGAGCCACATGGACAGATTCCACATGTCAATCACAGCTGCTAAAGCAGTTTACGGAGATGATGCTACAGAATTTGTTAACTTAATGAACGGTAAAATTGCTTACCACGAACAATACATTAAAGAATACGGTATTGACATGGACGAAGTAAGATTCTGAAAATGAGCACCACTTAACAAATAA
- a CDS encoding tRNA (cytidine(34)-2'-O)-methyltransferase: MLNIVLYQPEICPNTGNIIRTCFALGAKLHIIKPISFDLHPKWLKRYGAGRMLSDIQHEVHKSYNDFANKYPDKKIYYVTRYGLKTYTDVDYKKTYQENGEIWLMFGRESTGIDKKVLQNHLDDCLRIPMVSAMRSINLANCVCILGFEVMRQLDFQELSLYEVEKGKDFLKEYVDTE, translated from the coding sequence ATGTTAAATATAGTTTTATACCAACCAGAAATATGTCCAAACACTGGAAATATCATTAGAACTTGTTTTGCTCTTGGCGCAAAACTTCACATTATTAAACCAATTTCATTTGATTTACATCCAAAATGACTCAAGAGATATGGAGCCGGAAGAATGCTTTCAGACATTCAACACGAAGTACACAAGTCATATAATGATTTTGCTAACAAGTATCCTGACAAAAAAATTTATTATGTAACAAGATATGGATTAAAAACATATACAGATGTAGATTACAAAAAAACTTATCAAGAAAATGGCGAAATTTGATTAATGTTTGGGCGTGAGTCAACGGGAATTGATAAAAAAGTTTTACAAAATCACTTAGATGATTGTCTAAGAATCCCAATGGTTTCAGCAATGAGATCAATAAATTTAGCTAATTGTGTATGTATCTTAGGTTTTGAAGTTATGAGACAATTAGATTTCCAAGAATTATCATTGTATGAAGTTGAAAAAGGAAAAGATTTCTTAAAAGAATATGTTGATACTGAGTAA
- a CDS encoding TIGR01906 family membrane protein, which produces MKEKIKRVTKNTYFKAKKLAINVFDETKIRWNKKIEEIKENKPKAALRISLYLLIAVMLLIFIISFSIILPIIFKPFYYWHIKPYEIDEKYFSSGQLSYEQISTIYSNLVHWLLGFGTNDEFTFKTAIEPLRYTKDGYEHFVDVRNLFSLAFILFFVSIAVLTIAIGFSIKYKLKISIINIGFYSMLLLMFVLIIIAILASQDFNAAFTKFHEIFFRGKDNWLFSPNKDEIIKMLPQEFFRNCAIWIGVNITFFFVLFVALKAKKSIKNIIKYKKLNSEEHQAENA; this is translated from the coding sequence ATGAAAGAAAAAATTAAAAGAGTAACAAAAAACACTTATTTTAAAGCAAAGAAATTAGCAATAAATGTGTTTGATGAAACCAAAATTAGATGAAATAAAAAAATCGAAGAGATTAAAGAAAATAAACCTAAAGCAGCATTAAGAATTTCTTTATACCTATTAATTGCTGTAATGTTGTTGATTTTTATAATTTCATTTTCAATTATTCTGCCAATTATCTTTAAACCATTTTATTATTGACACATTAAACCCTATGAAATAGATGAAAAATATTTTTCAAGTGGACAGTTGAGTTATGAACAAATAAGCACTATTTATAGTAATTTAGTACATTGATTACTTGGTTTTGGAACAAATGATGAATTCACATTTAAAACTGCGATCGAACCATTAAGATATACAAAAGATGGGTACGAGCATTTTGTAGATGTTAGAAATTTATTTAGTTTAGCATTTATTTTATTTTTTGTAAGTATTGCCGTTTTAACCATTGCTATAGGGTTTTCTATTAAATACAAATTAAAAATTAGCATAATAAATATTGGTTTTTACTCAATGTTATTATTAATGTTTGTTTTAATAATTATTGCAATATTAGCATCGCAAGATTTTAATGCTGCATTCACTAAATTCCATGAAATTTTCTTCCGAGGAAAAGATAATTGACTATTCAGTCCAAACAAAGATGAAATTATTAAAATGTTACCTCAAGAATTCTTTAGAAATTGTGCAATTTGAATTGGAGTTAATATAACTTTCTTCTTTGTCTTGTTTGTTGCACTAAAAGCTAAGAAATCTATAAAAAACATTATTAAATACAAAAAACTCAATTCAGAAGAGCACCAAGCAGAAAATGCTTAG
- a CDS encoding PolC-type DNA polymerase III has protein sequence MHQYSNKYFEKLTKSLNMDFLSSFHDAEFDPNQIILVKNPDGSFSHQALIIKLQQIPDANEFAYFLKTLKNNKYRALIEIKNYDPSDPKNYEILKAVASFYDYKLNREILDSISFHNNCSYNNQLQTWEFNVFDKQKYQQFQKDCQIISLIMKDLGFKEFQLNSVYKTVEVNNINLEESIRQNYKKIQFDFTDEVQGSSNNGSGFQKSNYSSTSNTYRKNTRNINYSKCEISYINNLEYEVENVPVTFTGLVYKYDVVDRPDFKIHKFNVADAHDAIEITLFENNRSKANYVPKIGDDVEVYGMVTNPFNRNATGKTVKANYFVKLDDQTSIKVDEELNRRIELSTRSKMSTMDGLLSPSELVQIAKKLGHKAIALVDANGVQGFPEFTSSAKKAGIKPIYGVSFDVVDKNHNFLLNYNTPSLENIETAEYVVFDIETTSLSAQYGEIIEFGASIVRGGNIVDTIQFFIKASKPLEATTINLTNITDQMLADDGYEIDKGLDKIYEILNNRVCVAHNASFDMNFVIQKLIQYNKSIPNSFFVDSLIISQYLFSDKQRHNLGRFCSYLDVVYDEVAAHRADYDANVLAQAWIKSIQLLKERGVITFDDLDNVYDEKIYQRTRSSQITVLALDQDGLKQLFQLVSLSLTQRYFGSPKLFFEDIEKNEHLLVGSGGLKSELIDANFYLSDLFIEKLIQKFDYIEIPHPNALKHLLGHDGFTLEEIQKSLKKLIELSLKYNKIPVAIGDVRYESTNDEEVFKCLVYSKGIGNTSHFLFDFRKANAKTLKLPDLSYYTTTEMLEQFAFLNNPELIEQVVVTNTQKIADKVADDIIVIRDKLYTPVFDDSKNKLYELVYKTAHEKYGEVLPTIIEERIKKELTPIIDYGFDVIYWISHKLVKKSNDNGYLVGSRGSVGSSIVALLSGISEINPLPPHYICAKCKNFELVEIPGVTSGFDLDDKKCPNCNITMDKDGQTIPFETFLGFNADKVPDIDLNFSGDYQAEIHNEIKRLFGENHTFRAGTVSTIKDKTAFGYVKKANEEYGFGYSNTYVDYIASRMVGVKRTTSQHPGGIIIIPKKFDVEDFTPINYPANDIEIDWLTTHFDFHAIHDNVLKLDILGHVDPTAIKMLERLTNINVKTDIPKKDPKVISIFRSTEALNIRPEQIGGEPTGSLGLPEFGTSFVRKMLKEANAQSFADLISLSGLSHGESVWTGNAQSLINERGFTLKDVISCRDDIMDALIKMGVDSLFSFKIMEQVRKGKGINPEQEAKLKESNVPDWYIESCKKIKYMFPKAHAAAYVLMAWRIAWFKVYYPLEYYATFFTTRVEEFDLAVLKNDHGGVKINKKIKELEEKRDKSVKENNLLQTLEIARELYARGFTINNIDITKSLATEWVVDHDHKCLIPPFSVVGGLGVAVANKIIAAREEVPFISKEDFKQRSGVNSSLYKVLDEEFGVLDLLDETNQMSLF, from the coding sequence ATGCATCAGTATTCAAATAAATATTTCGAAAAATTAACTAAAAGTCTTAATATGGACTTTTTATCATCTTTTCATGACGCTGAATTTGATCCAAATCAGATCATTCTAGTCAAAAATCCTGATGGTAGTTTTTCTCATCAAGCATTAATCATAAAATTACAGCAAATTCCTGATGCAAACGAATTTGCTTATTTTCTTAAAACACTTAAAAATAACAAATATCGTGCATTAATCGAAATAAAAAATTATGATCCATCCGATCCTAAAAATTATGAAATCTTAAAAGCGGTTGCTTCTTTTTATGATTACAAACTTAATCGAGAAATATTAGACTCAATTTCATTCCACAACAATTGTTCATACAACAACCAATTACAAACTTGAGAATTCAATGTTTTTGATAAACAAAAATACCAACAATTTCAAAAAGATTGCCAAATAATTTCATTAATCATGAAAGATCTTGGTTTTAAGGAATTTCAACTTAATTCAGTTTATAAAACAGTTGAAGTGAACAATATAAACCTTGAAGAAAGTATTAGACAAAATTACAAAAAAATTCAATTTGATTTTACCGATGAAGTTCAAGGTTCTTCAAACAATGGATCAGGTTTCCAAAAAAGCAACTATTCTTCTACATCAAATACATATCGTAAAAATACACGTAATATTAACTATAGTAAATGTGAAATTAGTTATATTAACAACCTTGAATATGAAGTAGAAAATGTGCCCGTTACGTTTACAGGTTTAGTTTATAAATACGATGTAGTAGATAGACCTGACTTTAAAATTCATAAATTTAATGTTGCCGATGCACATGATGCCATTGAAATAACTTTATTTGAAAACAATCGCTCTAAAGCAAATTATGTTCCAAAAATTGGTGATGATGTTGAAGTTTATGGTATGGTAACAAACCCATTCAACCGTAATGCAACTGGTAAAACAGTTAAAGCAAATTATTTTGTTAAATTAGACGATCAAACTAGCATCAAAGTTGATGAAGAACTCAATCGTCGTATCGAATTATCAACACGTTCAAAAATGTCAACAATGGATGGATTATTATCTCCTAGTGAATTGGTTCAAATTGCTAAAAAATTGGGTCATAAAGCTATTGCATTAGTTGATGCCAATGGTGTTCAAGGTTTCCCTGAATTTACTTCCTCAGCAAAAAAAGCAGGTATTAAACCAATTTATGGTGTTAGTTTTGATGTTGTAGATAAAAATCATAATTTCTTATTAAACTATAATACACCTTCACTTGAAAATATCGAAACCGCAGAATATGTTGTATTCGATATTGAAACAACATCACTTTCAGCACAATATGGTGAAATTATCGAATTTGGTGCAAGTATTGTGCGTGGCGGGAATATCGTTGATACAATTCAATTCTTTATTAAAGCATCTAAACCACTTGAAGCAACAACAATTAACCTTACAAATATAACAGATCAAATGCTTGCAGACGATGGTTATGAAATCGATAAAGGTCTTGATAAAATCTATGAAATATTAAACAACAGAGTTTGTGTAGCTCACAATGCTTCGTTCGATATGAACTTTGTGATACAAAAATTAATCCAATATAATAAATCAATTCCTAATTCATTCTTTGTCGATTCGCTCATTATTTCGCAATATTTATTCTCTGATAAACAAAGACATAATCTTGGTAGATTTTGTTCATACTTAGACGTTGTTTATGACGAAGTTGCGGCTCACCGTGCCGACTACGATGCTAATGTTTTAGCCCAAGCATGAATAAAATCAATTCAACTTCTTAAAGAACGTGGTGTTATTACATTTGATGATTTAGATAATGTTTATGATGAAAAAATATATCAACGTACACGTTCATCACAAATCACTGTTCTTGCATTGGATCAAGATGGACTTAAACAACTATTTCAATTAGTATCTTTATCACTTACACAAAGGTATTTTGGTTCACCAAAACTATTCTTTGAAGACATCGAGAAAAATGAACACCTACTCGTTGGATCAGGTGGATTAAAAAGTGAATTAATCGATGCTAATTTCTACTTATCTGACTTATTCATAGAGAAATTAATACAAAAATTTGATTATATAGAAATCCCACATCCTAATGCTTTAAAACACTTACTTGGACATGATGGATTTACACTTGAAGAAATTCAAAAATCACTTAAAAAATTAATTGAGTTATCTTTAAAATACAACAAAATACCAGTTGCCATTGGTGATGTTCGTTACGAAAGCACCAATGACGAAGAAGTTTTCAAATGTCTTGTCTACTCAAAAGGAATTGGAAATACTTCTCACTTCTTATTTGATTTTAGAAAAGCAAATGCTAAAACACTTAAATTACCTGATTTAAGTTACTACACAACTACTGAAATGCTAGAACAATTTGCTTTTTTAAATAATCCAGAATTAATCGAACAAGTTGTTGTAACAAACACACAAAAAATTGCTGACAAAGTTGCTGATGACATTATTGTTATTAGAGATAAACTTTACACACCAGTTTTTGATGATTCAAAAAACAAACTTTATGAATTAGTTTACAAAACTGCTCACGAAAAATATGGTGAAGTTTTACCAACAATAATTGAAGAGAGAATCAAAAAAGAACTTACCCCAATTATCGATTATGGTTTTGATGTTATTTATTGAATTTCACATAAGTTAGTTAAGAAATCAAATGATAATGGATATCTTGTAGGTAGCCGTGGGAGTGTTGGTTCATCTATTGTTGCCTTACTTTCTGGAATTAGTGAAATCAACCCACTACCACCTCATTATATTTGTGCAAAATGTAAAAACTTTGAATTAGTTGAAATACCTGGTGTAACTTCAGGGTTCGACTTAGACGATAAAAAATGCCCAAACTGTAACATTACAATGGACAAAGACGGACAAACTATACCATTTGAAACCTTTTTAGGTTTCAATGCAGATAAAGTTCCTGATATTGATCTTAACTTCTCTGGAGATTATCAAGCAGAAATTCACAATGAGATTAAAAGATTATTTGGTGAAAATCATACTTTTAGAGCCGGAACTGTATCAACCATTAAAGACAAAACCGCCTTTGGTTATGTTAAAAAAGCAAATGAAGAATATGGTTTTGGTTACTCTAATACTTATGTAGATTACATTGCAAGCAGAATGGTTGGTGTTAAACGTACAACCAGTCAACACCCTGGTGGTATCATCATTATTCCTAAAAAATTCGATGTTGAAGATTTTACTCCAATCAATTACCCAGCCAATGATATTGAAATCGATTGATTAACAACACACTTTGATTTCCACGCTATTCACGATAACGTCTTAAAATTAGATATTTTAGGTCACGTTGATCCGACTGCTATTAAAATGTTAGAAAGATTAACTAATATTAACGTTAAAACAGATATACCTAAAAAAGACCCAAAAGTTATTTCAATCTTCAGATCAACAGAGGCTTTAAATATTAGACCAGAACAAATTGGTGGCGAACCAACCGGTTCGCTTGGATTACCTGAATTTGGTACATCATTCGTTCGTAAGATGTTAAAGGAAGCAAATGCGCAAAGTTTCGCTGATTTAATTTCATTGTCAGGTCTTTCGCATGGTGAAAGTGTTTGAACTGGTAATGCGCAAAGTTTAATCAATGAACGTGGTTTTACACTTAAAGATGTTATTTCTTGTCGTGATGATATTATGGATGCTTTAATTAAAATGGGAGTTGATTCATTATTTTCATTTAAGATTATGGAGCAAGTACGTAAAGGTAAGGGAATTAACCCGGAACAAGAAGCAAAACTCAAAGAAAGTAATGTTCCGGACTGATATATTGAAAGCTGTAAGAAAATTAAATACATGTTCCCTAAAGCCCATGCTGCTGCTTATGTTTTAATGGCTTGAAGAATTGCTTGATTCAAAGTATATTATCCATTAGAATACTATGCAACATTCTTTACCACTCGTGTGGAAGAATTTGATTTAGCAGTACTTAAAAATGACCATGGTGGTGTAAAGATCAATAAAAAGATTAAGGAATTAGAAGAAAAAAGAGATAAATCAGTTAAAGAAAATAACTTACTCCAAACCCTTGAAATCGCACGTGAATTATATGCACGTGGTTTCACAATTAATAATATTGACATTACAAAATCGCTTGCAACTGAATGAGTTGTTGATCATGATCATAAATGTTTAATCCCGCCATTTAGTGTTGTTGGTGGTCTAGGAGTTGCTGTTGCGAATAAAATTATTGCAGCCAGAGAAGAAGTCCCTTTTATTTCAAAAGAAGACTTTAAACAACGTAGTGGTGTAAACTCAAGTTTATATAAAGTTCTTGATGAAGAATTTGGTGTTCTAGATTTATTAGATGAAACAAATCAAATGTCATTATTTTAA
- a CDS encoding phosphatidate cytidylyltransferase, producing the protein MKNTKQIFNNELLKERILPAIFMVIFLGSFLTMMSFSFNDSYNANFSDAGFWTLRIITLLALGFVSFWIFFELSRSFIQHNLYPLILATLCVGSLWFGFDKFTRIFTVRTNGIGLLNGFGLNTQIVNYIFDTGWVFITPLIVSLIFALIRMFTVQNLNGIALLRKTVLLYISTVMLTIFIKLFILLFTVSYGIQYIIFFVLVSSAYDIGGFFGGKLFGGKYFKHKMAPVISPKKTYEGAIVGYLFSLIIAFIYIYTFYFATKEQDNSLGSLLNSSRIISDGQTISNPMQIYFILYIITVPFFALVGDLYFSFVKRRNEIKDFSKLLRGHGGLLDRVDSISFVFVAYAIFAAMSTI; encoded by the coding sequence ATGAAAAATACAAAACAAATTTTTAATAATGAATTATTAAAAGAAAGAATTTTACCAGCAATTTTTATGGTTATTTTCTTAGGTTCTTTCTTAACTATGATGAGTTTTTCTTTCAATGATTCATATAACGCAAATTTCTCTGATGCAGGTTTTTGAACTCTTAGAATCATCACACTACTTGCATTAGGTTTTGTTTCATTCTGAATCTTTTTTGAACTATCACGTAGTTTTATACAACATAATTTATATCCACTAATACTTGCAACATTATGTGTCGGCAGTTTATGATTTGGTTTCGATAAATTCACTCGCATTTTCACAGTGCGAACAAATGGAATTGGATTATTAAATGGTTTTGGACTAAATACACAAATTGTGAATTATATTTTTGATACTGGTTGAGTTTTTATCACACCATTAATTGTGTCCTTAATTTTTGCATTAATTAGAATGTTCACAGTTCAAAACCTCAATGGTATAGCTTTATTGCGTAAAACAGTATTGTTATATATCTCAACAGTAATGCTTACTATCTTTATTAAATTATTCATTTTACTATTCACTGTTTCATATGGTATTCAATACATAATCTTCTTTGTGCTAGTTTCAAGTGCATATGATATAGGTGGTTTCTTTGGTGGTAAATTATTTGGTGGTAAATATTTCAAACACAAAATGGCACCAGTAATTTCACCTAAAAAAACCTATGAGGGAGCAATAGTAGGATATTTATTCTCATTAATAATTGCTTTCATTTATATATATACATTTTATTTTGCTACAAAAGAACAAGATAACTCTCTTGGTTCTTTATTAAACAGCAGTCGCATAATTAGTGACGGCCAAACTATTTCAAATCCAATGCAAATTTACTTTATCCTTTACATAATTACAGTTCCATTTTTCGCTTTAGTAGGTGATTTATACTTCTCATTTGTTAAACGTAGAAATGAAATTAAAGACTTTTCAAAACTTCTTAGAGGTCATGGAGGTCTTTTAGATAGAGTTGATAGTATTTCTTTTGTTTTTGTAGCATATGCTATTTTTGCAGCGATGTCGACAATTTAA